The following DNA comes from Myxococcus fulvus.
GCTCGAGGCGGGGGATGGACCCGTGGCCCCGCGGCCCCCACGACCTGCGCGCCCGAGGCTCCCTCGGGAGCAGCAGCCATGCCCGAAAGCAGCTGCGCCATGTCTTCACGCAGATGCTTCTCGTCGGGCCTGGCATCCACCTGAAAGGCCTCTTTCGCGAGCGCCATGGCCAGGGCTCCGCCGTGGGGCCCATCCGCCTCCACGACGATGAGGCGCGCCTTTCGCAATTCCTTGCGGGTCAGCAGGACCTTCAGCTCGGAGACCCACCGCTCGGCCTCCCGGACCTCCACGGGAGCCAGCACCAACACGACGCCATCGAAGGGAGGAGCGCGGAAGCGCCGCAACGCCTCGGAGAGCTCCAGACAGAAGAGCACCAGGCCCCGCTGTCCATTCACCTGGGGCCAGATCTCCGGCAGGGACAGGCCCTGCCCTTCCTTGGCCAACGCGGCGCGCAGCTCTTCGTAGTCCGAGCGCAGCTCCTCCGCGCGCCCTTCCCACTCGTCCACGCCATCCCAGGTTGGGGTCTCCAGGACGAAGAAGGGAGAGTGATTGCGTCCATGGTGCTCCCCTGCCGCGATGTGCTCCAGCACCGCGAGCCGCAACGAGGGCTCCGTGACGACGTGCAGAAGCCTCACCTCCGGAGCAATGATGAACTGCTGCACTGCCTTCACCACCCGCATCAGCGGTTGCGCCAGCGAGTCCATGTCAACCCTTCCGCGGCGCTAGTTGATCTTCACCACTGCACCGGAGATCTCGTGGACGCCTCCAGCCGAGGAGTTGATCTTGTTCCCCGAACTCTCCACTCCCGCGGGAGACAGCTTCACGTTGCTTCCATTCGAGCTCAAGCTGACCTCGGTCACACCTGATATCTCGATGATGCCGCTGCTCTTGAGCGAGATGCTCGCGTCACCGCATTGCAGGTTGAGTTCGCTCGGAGCCGACACATCGATCTTCCCTCCCTCGAGCTTCACGGACGCCCCAGCGCCATTGTGGATCTCGATCACCTTGCCGCTCCCCATGATGTCGATCTTGTCCTGGAGGGTGATGCTCACCTCCCCCTGGAGCGCCTTCACCTGCGCGTCGCCCTTCATCTCGTAGACGCCGGTGACGTGGTCCTTCCGGTAGCCGGTGACGGTGAGGTCGTCATTGCCGTTGATGGTCTCCTGGCGGTTGCCATTGACGGTGAGCTTCTCCTGCGTCTTCACCGTCGCCTCCCGCCCGCCATCCAAGGTCAGCGTCTCCTTCCCGGTGACCTTCTCCGTGCGGGTGGCCTTGATGGTGATGTCCTCGTCCTTGTCCACCGTCTCCGTCCGCTTGCCCTTGACGGTGGTCGTCTCGTCCTTGTCCACGGACTTGGTGCGAGTGCCCGTCACCGACATCGACTGATTGCCCCCCACCGTCTCCGACTGCGAGCCATCCACCGCGTTCGTCTGGTTCGCCTTCACCGACGTGGTGTGGTTGTGCAACACCACCTCGTTGAAGTCCTTCTGCGCGTGCAGGAAGAGCTCCTCGGCGTCCTTGGCATCCTCGAAGCGCAGCTCGTTGAACCCGTCGCTGTCCTTGGAGCTGGACGTGCGGATGGTGCTGCGCGTCTTGTGCTCGGGCAGCGCATACGGCGGCGTGTTCTTCCCGTTGTAGACACAGCCCACCACCAGCGGCCGGTCGGGGTCCCCCTCCAGGAAGTCCACCAGCACCTCCATGCCGATGCGAGGCAGGAAGACGAAGCCCCACCCCAGCCCCGCCCAGGCCTGCGCCACGCGCAGGAAGCAGGAGCTCTTCTCGTCCCGCTTCCCCTGCCGGTCCCAATGGAACTGCACCTTGATGCGGCCATGCTCGTCGGTGTGGATCTCCTCGCTGGCCGGCCCCACCACCGTCGCCGTCTGCAAGCCGGCCATCCTCGCGCGCGGACGCCGACGCTCGGGCCTGAAGGGCACATCCAGGGGGATGCACTCGAACGTGTTGCGATAGCGCTCACGCGGCTCGCCCGGCGCGAGCAACGACAGTGAATCCTGGGTCAGCTCCTCGGACGCGTCGCCGTGGTGCTCCACCCGGGTGAGCAGGTACCACTGGTCCAGCGCGGCGTGGCCATGTCCCGTCAGCTCGAACATGTAGCCGGGCGTGAAGCCCGTCACGTAGCCCTCTCCCACGCCCCGCTTGCCCTCGGCCTGGAAGGCCTGACGGCGCAGGAGCTCCTGCTTCTGGGCCGGCTCGTACTTGTATTTCTTCTCCTTCAGGTCGTACGGCCCCAGCAGCGGCGCGGGGTACTCGTAGGACTCTCGCTCCCGGCCCAGCTCATCCTTGCTCCGGGACTCGCGTGTCAGGTCGTAGTCGGGGTGCGTCCAGTTGAAGTCCCGCACCACCGTGCTGGTGGTGCGCAGCTGCTGCGAATAGTCGAAGTGGCGAAGACACTCATCCGAGGCGGTCGCCGCCTCCGGTCCCTTCACCGTGATGGGCGTCCCCATCACCGCCTGACACGCGGGCGACTGCTCGTTCTCCTCGATGAGGACCAGCTCCTCCTTCTCCCCCGAGTGGTCGAAGTAGAAGACGATGCCCTCCTCCTCCATGAGGCGCTGGACGAACTCCAGGTCCGACTCCCGGTACTGCACGCAGTACTCACGCGGCAGGTACTCGCGGTTGAGCTCCAACCGGAAGGGCCGCTCGAAGGGCCGCAGCGCCTGGAGGAGCACCTCCTCGAGAATCTCCGGGACGCTCTTCTCCTGGAAGATGCGCTGGTCCTTGCGCAACGACAGCGACCAGAGCGCGGGCACCACGTGCGCGCGTGCCAGCAGATGCCCCGCCTGGGAGCCCAGATGCTCCACCCGATGGACGATGCCGCACAGGCGGCGCGCGCCCGCCTCGTGGGCGATGAGCACCTCCGCGGACGAGCCGAGCAGACCGTCCACGTCCGCGTCCAGGTGCTCATTGGCCAGGTCCACCCCACAGGTGTAGACCTCGCTGAGCCCCTCTCGCGCGTGCAAGGCCACCACGCGCCAGCCAGCGCCGGGGGCGGCGCTGGACTGGAAGGAGAAGCGCACCTTGTCCAAGGGCGGCTGGCCACCGAGAGCCTGGACCAGCCCCGACAAGGCCTCCAACCCACCCACGGCGCCCAGGGCCCCCTGCGCCACGGCCGCGACCTGCTGGATTCGCTGGAGCTGTTGTGTCGCCTGTTGAACCCCTGGCAGCTGCCGCAGGGCATTCTCCAATGGCTTCACCGCCTGGACGGGTGGCTCACCAGCTCGAACCTGACGGGCAGCCGTCTCCGCTTCCCGGACTCCCTGCGCTGACTGTCCAACATGGCGCAGCACGTCGTCTGATGAATCCGACACGCGGCATCCCCCCATGGATTTCGAGAGCCTTCTGCATGGGCTGTCATATCGCAGCGGCCGCGGAGGAGAAAGCTGGCGCAAGCATTCGCATGTGATTCCCGCGTCCAGCTCACCCGCAAGGGATTGCACCGCGACCGCCGAAGGCCCCCCATGACGGCCGCCTCACGGTAGGAACAGCTCCGCCTCCCAGTGGACCATCCCGTTGTAGCCATACCCTCCCACCACCAGCACCTTGCCCAAGGGCAGCAACGTGGCCGTGGCGTTCTCGCGAGGCGTCAACACGCCGCTGGTGGGCGACCACTGCCCGGTGGCCGGGTCATACAGCTCGCAAGGCGAGAGGTAGAACCGGTCCTCGTGCCCCCCATGGCCCGCCGCGATGAGCACCTTTCCGGAGGGCAGGAGCGTGGCGGTATGCGCACCGCGCATCTCCACGAAGGACGGGGTCTCGGTCCACGTCCCGGTGACCTCGTCGTAGAGCTCCGCGGTCTTCAGCGAGCCCTGGCCCAGCTTCGCCATGTAGCCCCCGGCCACCAGCACCTTCCCCGTCGGCAGGAGCGTCGCCGTGTGGCTGCCGCGCCTGGACGCGAGGCTCTTCACGGGGGACCACCGCTCCGTCGACGGGTCGTAGACCTCCGCGCTCTGGAGCGGGTCCGCGATGCCCGGCTTGTCTGAATAGCCGCCCGTCACCAGCACCTTGCCCGAGGCAAGCAGGGTCGCGGTGTGGGCGCTGCGGGCCGTCGTCATCGTGCCGGTGGACGACCAGCGCCCCGTGGCGGGGTCATACAGCACCGACGTGGCGACGGGGCCCTCGTCCTCGTGACCTCCC
Coding sequences within:
- a CDS encoding type VI secretion system Vgr family protein, encoding MKPLENALRQLPGVQQATQQLQRIQQVAAVAQGALGAVGGLEALSGLVQALGGQPPLDKVRFSFQSSAAPGAGWRVVALHAREGLSEVYTCGVDLANEHLDADVDGLLGSSAEVLIAHEAGARRLCGIVHRVEHLGSQAGHLLARAHVVPALWSLSLRKDQRIFQEKSVPEILEEVLLQALRPFERPFRLELNREYLPREYCVQYRESDLEFVQRLMEEEGIVFYFDHSGEKEELVLIEENEQSPACQAVMGTPITVKGPEAATASDECLRHFDYSQQLRTTSTVVRDFNWTHPDYDLTRESRSKDELGRERESYEYPAPLLGPYDLKEKKYKYEPAQKQELLRRQAFQAEGKRGVGEGYVTGFTPGYMFELTGHGHAALDQWYLLTRVEHHGDASEELTQDSLSLLAPGEPRERYRNTFECIPLDVPFRPERRRPRARMAGLQTATVVGPASEEIHTDEHGRIKVQFHWDRQGKRDEKSSCFLRVAQAWAGLGWGFVFLPRIGMEVLVDFLEGDPDRPLVVGCVYNGKNTPPYALPEHKTRSTIRTSSSKDSDGFNELRFEDAKDAEELFLHAQKDFNEVVLHNHTTSVKANQTNAVDGSQSETVGGNQSMSVTGTRTKSVDKDETTTVKGKRTETVDKDEDITIKATRTEKVTGKETLTLDGGREATVKTQEKLTVNGNRQETINGNDDLTVTGYRKDHVTGVYEMKGDAQVKALQGEVSITLQDKIDIMGSGKVIEIHNGAGASVKLEGGKIDVSAPSELNLQCGDASISLKSSGIIEISGVTEVSLSSNGSNVKLSPAGVESSGNKINSSAGGVHEISGAVVKIN